In Apium graveolens cultivar Ventura chromosome 10, ASM990537v1, whole genome shotgun sequence, the following are encoded in one genomic region:
- the LOC141692908 gene encoding aladin — MPSFPHPESVTICEINRDLITAETLSDDQAKEAYGKALGITFTPIPFQSDYLVNAEDDTGVQNKTVLQSILSGSWERLFRPNSAKLLPEIDFHGISWHQHKRIIAFTSGPDQVTVCDYDDSEGKETCFLISESQRSVKALEWRPNGGRTLSVACRGGICIWSASFPGNAAPVRSGVTAGTVSGSSGIRWTLVDYLQGHADEQVTALSWSPDGRYLASASYESSSFTIWDVAQGLGTQIRRGLGGISILKWSPTGDYFFSAKLDGTFYLWETSTWTSELWSSTSGLVTGASWDPDGHMVLIAFSGSSTLGSIHFASNPPSLDAHLLPIELQEIQSLTLSRGIEKIAWDASGERLALSYKVGEKLYEGLIAIYDVRRTPLISASLVGFIRGPGENVRPMSLSFHDKFKQGALLSVCWSSGYCCTYPLIFH; from the exons ATGCCATCGTTTCCTCACCCAGAATCAGTCACCATCTGTGAAATCAATAGAGATCTCA TTACCGCAGAGACTCTCTCTGATGATCAAGCTAAAGAAGCTTATGGCAAAGCACTT GGGATTACTTTTACTCCCATACCGTTTCAATCTGATTATCTTGTAAATGCTGAAGATGACACTGGAGTTCAGAACAAAACTGTATTGCAATCGATCCTCAGTGGTTCCTGGGAACGCCTTTTTCGCCCAAACAGT GCAAAACTGTTACCAGAAATTGATTTTCACGGAATTAGTTGGCATCAGCACAAACGTATCATAGCATTTACCTCTGGGCCAGATCAGGTGACTGTATGTGATTATGATGATTCAG AAGGAAAGGAGACGTGCTTCTTGATCAGTGAGTCCCAAAGAAGTGTTAAAGCTCTGGAGTGGAGGCCAAATGGTGGAAGGACGCTTTCTGTAGCATGCAG AGGTGGAATTTGCATCTGGTCTGCTTCTTTTCCTGGCAATGCAGCTCCTGTGAGATCGGGAGTTACTGCGGGAACCGTTTCTGGAAGTTCTGGAATTCGGTGGACACTAGTGGATTATCTCCAAGGACATGCTGATGAACAAGTTACTGCACTTTCTTGGAGTCCAGATGGAAG ATATTTGGCATCTGCATCATATGAGAGCTCGTCTTTCACTATCTGGGATGTTGCACAAG GGCTAGGTACTCAAATTCGACGGGGCTTAGGGGGAATATCAATACTTAAGTGGTCTCCCACCGGAGATTATTTTTTTTCCGCAAAACT TGATGGTACATTTTATCTTTGGGAGACGAGTACATGGACCTCAGAACTATGGTCCTCAACTAGTGGTCTTGTCACG GGTGCATCATGGGATCCTGATGGGCATATGGTACTAATCGCTTTTTCTGGATCTTCAACATTAGGTTCTATTCACTTTGCATCAAACCCACCGTCACTGG ATGCACATCTTTTGCCAATTGAATTGCAAGAGATCCAGTCCTTGACCCTGAG TCGAGGCATTGAGAAAATAGCATGGGACGCTTCAGGAGAGCGATTGGCTTTATCATACAAAGTTGGGGAGAAGCTGTACGAGGGTCTTATTGCCATATATGATGTCAGGAGGACTCCCCTAATATCGGCGTCACTAGT TGGGTTCATTAGAGGTCCGGGTGAAAATGTGAGGCCGATGTCACTTTCTTTTCATGACAAATTCAAACAGGGAGCGCTGCTGTCTGTG TGTTGGAGCAGTGGTTATTGCTGCACCTACCCCCTTATATTTCATTAG
- the LOC141690339 gene encoding alpha-L-arabinofuranosidase 1-like: protein MVSRRGSCSVLVCILVGLCAFYPCSGTDVTAQLFVNATKESTKTIPDTLFGIFFEEINHAGAGGLWAELVDNRGFEAGGQATPSDIAPWFILGDESLLVLSTDRSSCFERNKVALRMEVFCGSKGSMICPDGGVGVYNPGFWGMNIEQGMNYKLILYLRSYNPINVSASLTDSTGSQTLATVNIIASSVSNWTRMEFLFAAKATNPNSRLQLTTTQAGVIWFDQVSLMPVDTYKGYGFRNDLFKMLADIKPAFLRFPGGCFIEGNRLPNAVRWKDTIGPWEERPGHYGDVWDYWTDDGLGHLEFLQLAEDLGALPIWVFNNAISLHGEVNMSIILPFIHEILDGLEFAKGDASSTWGSVRASLGHPEPFDLRYVAIGNEECQMKSYRGNYLRFYDAIKHYYPDIQIISNCDGSSQKLDHPADMYDYHIYTDANTMFSKYHAFDYSARDGPKAFVSEYAVTKKEDAGTGSLLAALAEAGFLLGLERNSDVVEMASYAPLFVNTHNRRWNPDAIVFNSAQVYGTPSYWMQQFFIESNGASLLNTTLQASSTTSVLASAIIWKNTDDAKYYLRLKFVNFGSSTVSMKISINGVKINTKSSTVTILTSNNVLDENSFDKPAKVAPTKGPLTADVEADGTGMVVTLSQHSLTSIDVLTYSDSLYAGTS from the exons ATGGTTTCCAGAAGAGGTTCTTGCAGTGTTCTGGTTTGCATTTTAGTTGGATTGTGTGCTTTTTATCCATGTTCTGGAACTGATGTTACAGCGCAGTTATTTGTAAATGCTACTAAAGAGTCTACAAAAACTATACCAGACACATTGTTTGGCATATTCTTTGAG GAAATTAACCATGCTGGGGCTGGTGGCTTGTGGGCAGAGCTTGTCGATAACAGAG GTTTCGAAGCTGGGGGCCAGGCCACTCCCTCGGATATTGCTCCTTGGTTTATACTTGGAGATGAATCATTGTTAGTTTTATCAACGGACCGTTCCTCGTGCTTTGAGCGGAATAAAGTTGCTCTTCGTATGGAGGTTTTCTGCGGTAGCAAAGGTTCAATGATCTGTCCAGATGGAGGGGTCGGGGTTTACAACCCTGGATTTTGGGGAATG AATATTGAACAAGGGATGAACTATAAATTGATTCTATATCTTCGCTCATATAATCCGATAAATGTATCTGCATCCTTGACAGACTCAACTGGATCACAAACACTGGCTACTGTTAACATTAT AGCTTCTAGTGTTTCAAATTGGACTAGGATGGAGTTTTTGTTTGCAGCGAAAGCAACTAATCCAAATTCAAGACTGCAGTTGACAACAACTCAAGCAGGAGTTATATGGTTTGATCAAGTTTCACTGATGCCAGTGGACACGTACAAG GGATATGGTTTCCGGAATGATCTTTTCAAAATGCTAGCAGATATTAAACCAGCATTTCTCAGATTTCCAG GTGGTTGTTTCATTGAAGGTAATAGATTACCTAATGCAGTCCGCTGGAAAGATACTATTGGTCCTTGGGAAGAGAGGCCTGGACACTACGGTGATGTTTGGGATTACTGGACAGATGATGGACTAGGGCACTTGGAGTTTTTACAG CTAGCAGAAGACCTAGGTGCACTGCCAATATGGGTATTTAACAATG CAATCAGTCTCCACGGCGAAGTTAATATGTCCATCATCTTACCATTTATTCAT GAAATACTTGATGGTCTTGAGTTTGCCAAAGGAGATGCTTCATCAACATGGGGTTCTGTTCGAGCATCACTTGGACATCCAGAACCTTTTGACTTAAGATATGTTGCTATTGGGAATGAGGAATGCCAGATGAAAAGTTACCGCG GGAACTACCTTAGGTTCTACGATGCTATAAAACATTATTATCCAGACATACAAATAATTTCCAACTGTGATGGTTCTTCTCAGAAATTGGATCACCCTGCTGATATGTATGACTATCAT ATATATACCGATGCAAATACCATGTTTTCGAAGTATCATGCTTTCGATTATTCAGCGCGAGATGGCCCGAAG GCTTTTGTAAGTGAATATGCTGTTACTAAGAAAGAAGATGCTGGGACAGGAAGTCTTTTGGCAGCACTGGCAGAAGCTGGATTTCTTCTTGGGCTTGAAAGGAACAG TGATGTTGTTGAAATGGCAAGCTACGCCCCTCTATTTGTAAACACGCATAACAGACG CTGGAACCCCGATGCAATAGTCTTCAACTCTGCACAGGTGTATGGAACTCCCAGTTACTGGATGCAACAGTTTTTCATAGAGTCAAATGGTGCGAGCCTACTTAATACCACACTGCAAGCAAGCTCAACAACTTCGGTTCTTGCATCTGCTATTATATGGAAAAATACAGATGATGCCAAGTACTACTTGAGACTAAAG TTTGTGAATTTTGGTAGTAGCACCGTGAGTATGAAGATTAGCATTAATGGGGTCAAGATAAACACAAAATCATCAACAGTCACTATTCTTACTTCTAATAATGTCCTGGATGAGAATTCCTTCGACAAGCCAGCAAAG GTGGCACCAACTAAGGGACCACTTACAGCTGATGTTGAAGCTGATGGCACAGGAATGGTGGTTACACTTTCTCAGCATTCTCTAACTTCCATAGATGTGTTAACATATTCAGACAGTCTCTATGCGGGGACAAGTTGA